The genomic stretch GGCCGGTCGAGGAGACGATGGTGCCGGAATTGTTGATCGTCACCGTGCCGGCGCCGATGCTGGTGTTGAGGCGGAATGCGTCGTCGACGGTCGAAATCAGCGCGCCGGCGAAATTGTTCAAGGTCAGGCTGCGGGGCGGGTTCGAGCCCGAGGTGTCGATGCCGCGATTGCCCGACTTGATGGTGCCGGCATTGTTGATGACGACGCCCGCGGCCGGCCCGGCAAAGGAGATGGCGCTGCCGGTGACATTGAGAGTGCCGCCGCTCTCGATCGTGCCGGTGTCGGTGCCGACGACCGTCTTCGCCGCCGTGTCGGAGGTCCCGGTGGTGACCGTGAACGACGCCGCCCCTGCGGTTAGCGGGATCGAGACCGTCCCGAGACAAAGAAACACCAGCCAGCTCGCGCCGTTACGCCACTTCAACATTCACTCGCCCCTTACCAAACGTTAACTTTCTCTAGGTTCGGCAGTTGACGGCCACGTGACATCGCGACCAGCACGCAGCAATTCGCGGCCGGTGGCGATCGCCCACCAGAAGATGGTGCGCATTGGCAACAGTCGTGGAGACTCTGGGTTGTCGGTATCGACGCACGCACGCCTGCCGAAGGCGCCCGGTCCGGTCACATTGAACGCAAGCATTGCCACCCGCGACGTAAGGGAACAGGATTGGCTACGTCTTCCCGCTCGGGTCCCCGCCATGGCCGGCCTTGGCCGGCGGCAGCAAGGGTCGTCGCGCAGCCTCTCACCCGCCCTTTCAGGAGTCCCCATGACCGGCTGGATTATTCTCGGTATCATCGTCGTGCTGGTGCTGTTCGCGCTGGCGACCTACAACCGGCTGGTGGCGCTACGCCAGCGCGTCGGCCAGGCCTTCGCCGATATCGACGTGCAGCTCAAGCAGCGCCACGATCTGATTCCCAATCTGGTCGAGACCGTGAAGGGCTACGCCGCGCATGAGCGCGGCACGCTCGACGACGTCGTCAAGGCGCGCAATGCCGCGCTGTCGGCGCAGGGGCCGAGCCAGATCGCCGCCGCCGAAAACCAGCTCTCCGGCGCGCTCGGCCGGCTGATCGCGCTGAGCGAGGCCTATCCGGACCTCAAGGCCAATGCCAATTTCCAGCAGCTGCAAGCCGAACTCTCCGACATCGAGAACAAGATCGCCGCCAGCCGCCGCTTCTTCAACAACGCCGTCCAGGAGTACAATACCGGCATCCAGCAGATGCCGGCGGCGCTGTTCGCCGGCGCGCTCGGCTTCACCCACAAGGATTTCTTCGATCTCGGCGAGACCCGCAGCCAGGTCGAGCAGGTGCCGCAGGTGAAGTTCTGAGCGGATAGCCTCCCTCCCCCTTGCGGGGAGGGTCGGCCGAACGACGACGATGCGCAGCATCGGCGGAAGCGGAGGCCGGGGTGGGGGAGCGGCGAGCACTGCGCCTGTGGCTTCCCCCACCCGGCTCGCCTTCGGCGATCCACCCTCCCCACAAGGGGGAGGGAGAAGAAAGCGCAGGGCGCGACGTTGAACGGATCAGATGCCCATGGCCGCCTATGGTCTCTATACCCACATCGCCTCGAACAGATTTCGTTCGGTGCTGCTGCTTGGCGGGTTGTTTCTGCTGATCTATGTGCTGGTCTATGCTGGCGCGCTGGTCGGCGAGGTAATGGCCGATCGCGGCGCGCCGCTGCAATATTATCTGCAGGCCGCGGGTTACGATCTGCTGCGGGCGTCCCCCGTCGCCACCATCGGCGCGGCGCTGTGGATCGTGATCGCCTATTTCTTCCACCAGAACATGATCGACGCCATCACCGGCGGCCGCGACGTCACCCGGCAGCAGCAGCCGCGGCTGTATAATCTCTTGGAAAACCTGTGCATCTCGCGCGGCATTCCCATGCCGAAGCTGAAAGTGATGGACAATGCGGCGCTGAACGCCTTCGCCACCGGGTTGAATCAGAAGCAATACGCCATCACGGTCACCTCCGGCCTGCTGGCCGCGCTGGACGATCAGGAAATCGAGGCGGTGCTGGGCCATGAATTGACCCATATCCGCAATGGCGACGTGCAGATGATGGTGATCGCGGTGATCATCGCCGGCGTGGTCGGCTTCGCCGGAGAGCTGATGTTCCGGATGTTGTTTTATTCGCGCTTCAGCTTTGGCGGCGGCGGCAATCGCTCGTCCTCATCCTCCAGCAACGACCGCAAAGGCGGCGGTGGCGGCGCCATCCTGGCCATCGTGCTGGCGGTGGTGCTGGTGGCCGTGGCCTGGGCGCTGTCGCAGCTGGTGCGGCTGGCGCTGTCGCGCGCCCGCGAATTCCTGGCCGATGCCGGATCGGTGGAACTGACCAAGAATCCCGACGCCATGATCTCGGCGCTGCGCAAGATCGAAAACCGCGGCGAACTGCCGGGCGCCACCTCGGCGGTGATGGAAATGTGCCTCGACAATCCGCGCGAGGGCTTTGTCGACCTGTTCGCCACCCATCCGTCGGTCGACTCCCGGGTGGCGGCGCTGGTCAAATTCGCCGGCGGCCACGACCCCGGCCCGCTGGCGCTGCCATCGGACCAAGATGCCGGGCCGGACGGCGATCCTGGCCAGGATGGTGATCCCCATCCCGGCCCGTGGAGCGATCCCCCAGCCCGCAAGGGATTCCTGCGCGGCCCCTGGGGGCGGCGGGTGTGAGGCCACATCCCTCCCCCTTGTGGGGAGGGTGGCCCGGCGAAGCCGGGTCGGGTGGGAGGAAGCCACGGGCTCAGTGCAAGCGGCTTACCCCCCACCCGGCTGGCCTGCGGCCATCCGCCCTCCCCGCAAGGGGGAGGGAGAACAGCGGTCGCGGCGGCGCAATGGTAGCCACGCCGATTCCCCACAGCGCCAAATTCCAACGATTTTGTTGAGATTCCGCCGTCGCGCGGCCTCGGCGATTGAAATCTCGCTCGATTCTGCCATGTTCGCGCGCAAAGCAGTCGGGGCATTTCGGCCGCGTGAGTCTCATTCGCGCCGGCGCGGATCAATTTGGCCCATAAAGGAATCTCATGGCGAAACCAGCAGTGATCGTAGTGGGTGCCGACAAGGGCGGCGTGGGCAAGACCACGGTGTCGCGAACCCTGCTCGACTATTTCAGCGCCAACAACGTCAAGACCCGCGCCTTCGATACCGAATCGCCGCGCGGCACCTTGAAGCGGTTTCATCCGGACATCACCGAGATCGTCGACATGACGACGACCGCGGACCAGATGAAGATCTTCGACACGCTCAACAACGACGTGCCCTCGGTGACGGTGATCGACGTCCGCGCCGGCCTGATGTCCAACGCGCTGGCCAATCTGCGCGACATCGGCTTTCTCGACGCCGCCAAGAACGGCCAGATCACCTTCGCGGTGTTCCATATACTGGGCCCCTCGATCGCCTCGCTGGACGAGATCGCCGAGACCGCAGGCTTCATGCAGGGCGCGAAATACTTCCTGGTGAAGAACTTCATCAACAACACCAGCTTCTTCGAATGGGACCAGGAAACCTACAATTCCTATTTCCACCGCATCAAGGACGCCACCGAACTGACCATCCCGAAGCTCAACGAGATGGCCTATGAGCAGGTCGAGGTCTCCAAGGTGCCGTTCCTGAAATTCGTCGCCAACAAGGGCGTCAATGACGAGGCCGCGAATTATTCCTTCGTGCTGCGCGGCTATGTCCGGCACTGGCTGGCCAATGTCTGGAGCGAATTCGACCGCATCAAATTGACCGACATCGTCGGCAAGGACAAATCCGCCGGCCGGGTCGGCCCGCCGAATGGCGGCGGCGAGAAATAAGTCGACGCGCTGATGATTTGGCTGGATCGGACGCTGCTTTGGCCGGATAAAACGCCATGCCCCGCACGCCGGTCTACATCATCTGCTCGCCGCGCCCGATCGTCGGCAAGACCCTGATCGCGCGGCTTCTGACCGAGTTTCTGCTGCTGCAGCGTGGCGACGTGCTGGCGTTCGACGTCAATCTGAAAGAGCCGTCGCTACTTGATTACCTGCCGCGTCTCACCGAGACCGCCGAGATCGACGACACCTTCGGCAAGATGGCGCTGATGGACCGGCTGATCGTCCACGACAACGTCGCCAAGGTGATCGACCTCGGCTTCCACGCCTTTGACGAGTTTTTCCGGATGACCGAGGAAATCGGCTTCCTGAAGGAGGCCGCGCGGCGTCAGGTCGCGCCGATCGTGCTGTTCGTCGCCGACACCGACCGCGCCTCGGCGCGCAGCTACGAGATGCTGCAGGCGCAGATCCCGCCGCGGGCGCTGGTGACCATCGACAATGAACAGGTGCTGCGCGGCGAATTGCCCGAGGCGTTTTCACGCGGCCGGGTGCTGAAGATCCGCGCGCTGCCGTCGTTTTTGAAAACCTATATCGACCGGCTGTCGTTTTCCTTCACCGGCTATCTGCGTAGCGAGCAGGATCCCTCGACCGAGCTGCATCAATGGATCCGGAAAAACTATTCCAACTTCCGCGATCTCGATCTCGACCTGGTGCAGCAGCGGGCGTGAGGGGCCACAGGCCTTCAACGTCGTCATTGCGAGGAGCACTTGCGACGAAGCAATCCAGGCCGTGCTTGATGTCCCTGGATTGCTTCGCTGTCGGACGGCGCGATGCGCCGTCCTCGGCTCGCAATGACGAAATCAAGCTTGCTTTCGATGGCTTCTTTTTCGGTCAGACTCTCAGGATAAGGTTATTGAACGGCAGCCGTGCCCCGGATGCGGCGCAACGCGCCGCGTAGCGGCGTGGTGCTGATCCGGGGCCCCGGGAATTGCGGGAATGCCGCCAAGCTGGGGCCGGTTCTGCGAAGCGGCACGAGGTGCCGCATCGCGCCCGGGACACGGACCGCCTCGGTCTTGTGGCGTCGCGCCCGGGACGCAATCCGCTCAGTGGCCGCCGAACGACATCAGGGGGCGCGCCAGGACGCCCATGCCGCGGATCTTGAAAGCCAGGAGCAGTCCTCGGCCTGCTCTGATCCGGCAAGGTCCTTTCCGAATTGCCGATTGGCGAGCCTGCGCTCACATTCTGCGGGTTCCGACGCCGTTACGTTGCTTCGCGCTTTCGGGCACCGTTGAGAAACAACTCAATCGTCTTCTGGAGGTCCCGGCGGTGCTTTGGGGAAAGCCCGGCGTTCTCGACCGAGAGGACAGCCTTTCGCAACGGTCCTCGGATTGCCACAGTGAGAAAGAAATCGGCCGCGAACCCGATGTCGTCGAGCGCAAGTTCGCCGCGTTCAACGCCCGCTCGCAAACAATCCTCGATCGCCCGCGCGCCGTGTACCGTCCTGAACCCCTTATGGATGCGCGCAAGTTCGGGAAACCTCACCGTCTCGGCTGAGATGATCCGATCGAATGCGATGACCTCCGGCTTCAGTGCCGTGCCGAGCATAGAGAGGGCAATCGCGTGCAGGCGATCCCGAACGGCTGCGCTGTCATCCGCCTCACCGAGCTCCGGAATTTCCGCCCCCCGTCCGATCCACCGCCGAGCGACCTCCGCGAACAACGCGGCCTTGCTCTCGAAACGACCGTAGAACGTCGTTTTCGAAACTCCGGCCGCCGCGGTGACACCGTCGACGCTCGTGGCCGCATAGCCGGCCTCGAGGAACGAGGCCGCCGCCGCGTCGAGAATGCGCTCGAGCGACTCGTCCTCAGTTCCCTTGGGTGGTCGCCCACGGCGTGGCGGCGCTTTCTGGTCTTTGTTCTGCATCGTCCTGCCCCGGCTATTTGGCGGGCATCGGCCGCGCCGTCAAAACTACCCTTGAAAAGATACGACATCGTATCATATACGATTTATCAGCGACCTCAAGTGTCCGGCGAGCGTGCGCGCGCCCTTCACGCAGGAGTTCCCCTCGATGCCCGTCACGATGTCGCCTGCCAAGCCGTTCCGTATCGCAGGATTTGCGTTGCGTGACTGGGGATTCGCCCTGCGCATCTGGGCAGCAATGATGATCTCTCTCTACATCGCATTCTGGCTGCAGCTAGAGGGCGCCGCGTCCGCCGCGACCTGCGTCGGAATTCTCGCCTTGCCGACCCGAGGGCATGCACTGGAGAAGGCGTTCTGGCGGCTGTTCGGAACGGCCGTGGGGGTGATCGTGTCGATTGCGATCACGGGTGCGTTCAACGAGATCAGGGAACTGATGTTCCTGTCCTACGCGATTTGGCTCGGCATCTGCACCTATATCGCCAGTCACTTCGAAGGAAACCGGGCCTACGGAGCGGTTCTCAGCGGTTACACGGTTGCGATCGTCGCCATCGCACAGATCGACGCTCCCGAAAAGGTGTTCATGGCCGGCATGAACCGCGGCGCGGCCATCTTCGTCGCGATCGTCGTCGTGACGGTGATCAACGACATCCTGGCCGCGCCGGCTCTGTCGACGCTGGTTGGCGAGAAACTGGCGCGCGCGCGCATGCAGGTAACGGAATTCGCCGCGACCACCATCACAAAGGGGACGACGACAGCCTCGGACGTGGGCAACCTTCTTCAAACCGTGACAGCCATCCGAACCGACATCGACGCGGTCGCCGCCGAAGGACTCTCAGGCGGGCGTCGGGCAGCTGCTGCTGCTTCCGCTATCTCCGCACTGGTTCAGCAAACGAACATGGCTCGCGCGGTGGCGGTAGCCATCGATGATCTCGGCAACATCGGAGCCGAGCAGCGGGAGAAACTCGTCGCCTCGATGAAGGGTAGCGACCACCAGGCGGCAACGGAACTGCGCAACAAGCTGAGATCGGTCGAGCGTGCGCCCGACAGTCCCACGGGCCATCTGCTTGCAGCCAGCGGCGTCACGCTCCTGCTGGAGTGTGAGCGGCAAGGCGCACTGACGATCAGCGACGTTCGGAGCGGCCGGGGGCGGAAGGAACCTTCGGACCTGCCGATCTTCCGCTGCCGAGCGTCGGCCCTTCGCGACGCCTTGAGAGTCTTTTGCGTCGTTCTCGTTGTCGGAGCATTGCTATCCTTGACGAACTGGCCCGCGGTTTCCGCAGTGCTGATCCCGGCGACCGCATTGGCGGCCATGTCCAGCAGCACGCCTGATCCCCTGGGCTTCGTGAAGGGCGCCTGTATCATGGCTGTCCTTGCCGCCGTGCTCGTTGGCATCACGAAGTTCGTACTTCTCAGCGGGGCCGACGCATTTCCCCTTCTGGCTATCAGTATGGCGCCATTGGTGATGGCCGGTGCGCTGTTGTTGACGATCCCCAAGCCGTCGGCCTTCCTGTTGGGCTTTCTGACCCTCGCCCTCTCGCCGGGCCTGATGAATCCCCAAAATCCTGAGGACTATAGCGCCCTGGGATTTCTGGTGAACACCATGCTGACCCTCGGCGGATTTTTCATTCTGCTGCCCGCGCTTTCGCTGCTGCTTCCGACGACCGATCGTCATCGTCGGTGCTGGCTCCTGGAGTCTGCGGAAACAGATTGCCGAGATGCCTTCGCCGGCCGCGGAAAGTCCGACAACTCCCCAGAGATGTCCTTTAGGGACGCTAGCCGGATAGCGCAGTTCGGCCGGCTCAAATTGCCGGACCCCGCCAGACGGGAAGCCGACATGGGCAAACTGTGCCGTCTTGCGGACCTATCCTATGCGGCCAGACGGTGCAGAGCACTGATCGCGCAGATCGGGCAAAGCCCTCATTACGAACTCCCTATTGATGTGCGACGCGCGATCGGTCGCCTCGACGCAACCGCGCTGCGCCTGGCCGGAGATCATTTCATACGCGGACGTCCGGACGATCGAAGTCGCGATCGCTCCGGCGCTCTCAGATTGGGCCTCGCTCTTGTCTGGCTGGCGGGTCTCATCGAACGCAGCCCCGGAGAAACCGCGAAGCTGAGGGATGCGCTGTCATGACTCGCACCTTCCAGGAACTCGTCATCGACGACGTGATGATCGCACCCTTCGTGTCCTACCTTGTGGTCGCGCTGATCGTGTTTCTGCTGATCAGGCCGCTCGCACGCCGGGCAGGCTTCGAACTCGTATTCAGCCATCCGCCCGTCGCGGAATGCAGTCTTTTCATCATCATTCTCGCATCCCTGATCGCGTTCTTCTGAGAGCCTGGAAACATCCCATGATCGATCGGCCTTCACCAAAATCCGCATCGCCCCGCCGCGACGACGAACAGCGTAACGAAGGCGCCGCGCGCGAGGCAGAGCAGCCAGCCGGGGGCGATGCCTCTCCGCCCCCGGCCGCAGCGTCCTACAAAAACGATGCTGTTCTGGACATCGACACCGAGGCCGACCCGGCCGGATCCGGCAAAATCAGGCGAGCGGCGCAGTTGGCGGCAACGCTGGCGGTCTTCGGAGTCGCCATCGTCGCCGCGCTCCTGATTTGGAACTACTACGTGACGTCGCCATGGACTCGCAACGGCCGCATCCGAGTTCAGGTCGCCAGCATCGCTCCACAAGTTTCCGGTCAGATCATCGAGGTGCGAGTCGTCGACAATCAATTCGTCAGGAAAGGCGACGTCCTCTACGTGATCGACCCCTTCGACTACAAAGCGGCGCTCAATGCCGCTAAGGCGCAGGAGAAGATCAGAGCCGCAGACCTTCAGGTCAAGAAAGTCCAGGCGGAACGTCGGCAATCGCTTTCCGATCTTGCCGCATCCGTGGAGAACAAGCAGATCTACGTGGGTAATGCGGAGCAGGCGCAGGCATCGTTCGAGGCCGCACAGGTACAGGTCGCCCAGGCGGGCGTGAACCTTCAACGCACCGAAGTGAAAAGCCCCGTCAACGGTTACGTCACCAACCTGCTGCTACGCGTCGGCGACTACGCGACGGCGGGCAAGCCCCAACTCTCGATCATCGACTCGGACAGCTACTGGATCGATGGCTATTTCGAAGAAACCAAAAT from Rhodopseudomonas sp. BAL398 encodes the following:
- a CDS encoding LemA family protein; protein product: MTGWIILGIIVVLVLFALATYNRLVALRQRVGQAFADIDVQLKQRHDLIPNLVETVKGYAAHERGTLDDVVKARNAALSAQGPSQIAAAENQLSGALGRLIALSEAYPDLKANANFQQLQAELSDIENKIAASRRFFNNAVQEYNTGIQQMPAALFAGALGFTHKDFFDLGETRSQVEQVPQVKF
- a CDS encoding M48 family metallopeptidase, whose translation is MAAYGLYTHIASNRFRSVLLLGGLFLLIYVLVYAGALVGEVMADRGAPLQYYLQAAGYDLLRASPVATIGAALWIVIAYFFHQNMIDAITGGRDVTRQQQPRLYNLLENLCISRGIPMPKLKVMDNAALNAFATGLNQKQYAITVTSGLLAALDDQEIEAVLGHELTHIRNGDVQMMVIAVIIAGVVGFAGELMFRMLFYSRFSFGGGGNRSSSSSSNDRKGGGGGAILAIVLAVVLVAVAWALSQLVRLALSRAREFLADAGSVELTKNPDAMISALRKIENRGELPGATSAVMEMCLDNPREGFVDLFATHPSVDSRVAALVKFAGGHDPGPLALPSDQDAGPDGDPGQDGDPHPGPWSDPPARKGFLRGPWGRRV
- a CDS encoding TetR/AcrR family transcriptional regulator, which produces MQNKDQKAPPRRGRPPKGTEDESLERILDAAAASFLEAGYAATSVDGVTAAAGVSKTTFYGRFESKAALFAEVARRWIGRGAEIPELGEADDSAAVRDRLHAIALSMLGTALKPEVIAFDRIISAETVRFPELARIHKGFRTVHGARAIEDCLRAGVERGELALDDIGFAADFFLTVAIRGPLRKAVLSVENAGLSPKHRRDLQKTIELFLNGARKREAT
- a CDS encoding FUSC family protein, producing MPVTMSPAKPFRIAGFALRDWGFALRIWAAMMISLYIAFWLQLEGAASAATCVGILALPTRGHALEKAFWRLFGTAVGVIVSIAITGAFNEIRELMFLSYAIWLGICTYIASHFEGNRAYGAVLSGYTVAIVAIAQIDAPEKVFMAGMNRGAAIFVAIVVVTVINDILAAPALSTLVGEKLARARMQVTEFAATTITKGTTTASDVGNLLQTVTAIRTDIDAVAAEGLSGGRRAAAAASAISALVQQTNMARAVAVAIDDLGNIGAEQREKLVASMKGSDHQAATELRNKLRSVERAPDSPTGHLLAASGVTLLLECERQGALTISDVRSGRGRKEPSDLPIFRCRASALRDALRVFCVVLVVGALLSLTNWPAVSAVLIPATALAAMSSSTPDPLGFVKGACIMAVLAAVLVGITKFVLLSGADAFPLLAISMAPLVMAGALLLTIPKPSAFLLGFLTLALSPGLMNPQNPEDYSALGFLVNTMLTLGGFFILLPALSLLLPTTDRHRRCWLLESAETDCRDAFAGRGKSDNSPEMSFRDASRIAQFGRLKLPDPARREADMGKLCRLADLSYAARRCRALIAQIGQSPHYELPIDVRRAIGRLDATALRLAGDHFIRGRPDDRSRDRSGALRLGLALVWLAGLIERSPGETAKLRDALS
- a CDS encoding DUF1656 domain-containing protein: MTRTFQELVIDDVMIAPFVSYLVVALIVFLLIRPLARRAGFELVFSHPPVAECSLFIIILASLIAFF
- a CDS encoding HlyD family secretion protein; its protein translation is MIDRPSPKSASPRRDDEQRNEGAAREAEQPAGGDASPPPAAASYKNDAVLDIDTEADPAGSGKIRRAAQLAATLAVFGVAIVAALLIWNYYVTSPWTRNGRIRVQVASIAPQVSGQIIEVRVVDNQFVRKGDVLYVIDPFDYKAALNAAKAQEKIRAADLQVKKVQAERRQSLSDLAASVENKQIYVGNAEQAQASFEAAQVQVAQAGVNLQRTEVKSPVNGYVTNLLLRVGDYATAGKPQLSIIDSDSYWIDGYFEETKMSRICIGDRVEARLMGYHNPIIGRIDTVTRGISTTNATPGTQGLPGVDPVYTWVRLAQRVPVRIKITELPPEIPLIAGMTATVTVRSTDDKDIKEASLFSLSHRLYEVFGGHMPRAGCISSAMSKTQLRAPPNASIEGSVPARPQDSDQLFPGLTPGMTSAPRSRL